The following is a genomic window from Elusimicrobiales bacterium.
AGCGCGTTTTTCAAGCCGCGCATCCCGCCCGCCAGCGCAAGCAGCCCGCCCAGCAGCGGCAGAGCCAGAACCAGCGCTGCCCCCGCGGCGCGCGCGGGCGAAAGCCCCGCCGACCTGCCTGAGGTGCGCGCAAAATACCATACTCCCGCCAGTGAAACCGTTGCCGCAATCAACGCCGCCCACACTCCGGCACGGGAATAATACAGACCATCGTTGACGACATTAATCCGGAAGGCGAACAGCACAGCCAGCGCCGCGCCGGAATTCGCAAGCAATGCAAGCGCCGCGCCGACCACGGCGCCGCCGGTAAGCCAGCTCATCAGGAAAGCCGACGGCAACAGCGCAAACGCGGCCAGCGCGGGCGCGGCACCAAGCGGTATCATCCTCAAAAACGGAGACTGCCCCAGACCGCAGTAATAAGCGAAAGCGGCAAATTCCGGACTCCCGATTTTGGCGGCATAACCGCTGGCACAAGCCGCAATCATAACGCACAGCAGGGCAAGAAATATCGCTGCCGCGAAAAGGCCGGCAAACAATCGACTCGTCGGAGCAACGGGCAATGATTCATCTGTCCTCCAGTCACGCCGCGCCGCCGCGCCCATAGCCGGACCTAATACCAACGCGGCAAACGGCACGCCCGCAGCAGCCAGAAGCAATACCGCCGCCGGAGCAGAATCGGCCCATTGTTTCGACAATCTGCCCGCCGCGACAGCGGCAAGCGGCACCAGCGCGTAAGCTGCGGCAAGCCCCCAGAACAGCAGTCTGTGCTTGCGCAATTCCAGCTTCACAAGCGCGCTGATTTCGCGCAGCCGGACAAAAACCGCGTTTAAGGTCATAGAATTTCTCCTTTTACGGAGAGTCCGCTTCCGTTGCCGCCCAGCGACAAAAGCGCGGCCAGAATTTTTGCGAACCCGAGCGGCTCTTCCTGCGCATTTTCCAGAACGCCGCTTTCATGAACCGCTTTTATTGCGGCATCGTCCAACGCGGCGAAAGCCAGAAGCGGCAGCTCGCTTTCAAGCGGAACAAGCAGAGGCGATTGCGGCATTTGCGCGCCCTGCCTTGCCCTGCCGGTTATTCTGCGCGCCGACGCGGACAATCCGTGCGCGTCGTATATGCCGGCAATCCGCCCTCCGGACAAAAGCAGGATATCATCCAGAATTCCCGCCATATCCTCCAGCCGGTGGCTGGCGACAAGTATTGTCTTTCCCTCGGACGAGAGCTCCTCTATAAGCCGGCAGAGCAGTTGCTCCCGCGCAAGGGCGTCAAGCCCGCTGGCAGGCTCGTCCAGAATCAACACATCGGGATTATGCGCGGCGGCGCAAACCCAGGCGATTTTCGCCGTCTCGCCCTTGCTGGCTTTGCCGGCGCGCAGATTCAAGTCAAGACCAAGCCTGCGGGCCAGCGCGGCAGCTTTTTCATGGTTCCACGTCGGATAAAATCTTGAACGGAAGGCGAAAATCTCGCCCGCCGTCATAAACGGCTGGAATGCCGGACGCTCCGGTATATACCCCGCAGCGAGCCGGACCTTACCGCCTGAGTCTGCCTCGACGCCGGAGACTTCCGCGCAGCCCTCGTCCGCCGCCGTGATGCCCAGCAGGATTTTTATAAGGGTTGTCTTCCCCTGCCCGTTCAGCCCCAAAAGCCCCGCCACGCGGCCCGGCTCAATCTCAAAATCAACACCGCGCAGCACGGATTTTCTGCCGAAACTTTTACGCACCCCGGCGGCTTTCACCGCGAAATTATGAGCGGTCATTTCTCCTCCCTGCGGCATTTGGAAATTTCAACGTCTATGTCGGCCCACGAAAGCCCGGCGCGCCTGGCCAATTGAAGCGCTTCGGCGAAACCGGCGGCGGCTTCCTTTATTATGCGCGCGCTTTTGCGCGGCGCCTCCGCCGAGATGAAGGCCCCCTCGCCCCGGCGGGCTTCCAGAATGTTTTCCAGCGTAAGCTCGTGCATCGCGCGCGCAACGGTGTTTGGGTTCACCTTAAGCTCCAGCGCCAGCGCGCGCACGCTGGGCGCCTTGTCGCCGGGGCGCAGCAGCCCGCGCGCGACAAGGCCTTTTACGGCGGATTTTATCTGCTCGTTTATCGGCACGGGCAACGCTGGATCTATTTTAATCATCGCGGCTCCTTGCAGCCTGCCGGAAACCGGGGTTTCCGGCAGGCATCGCCTTTATCCAATCAGTAACGCCAGGCGTTGGCGTAATCCCATGCCGGTTTGACGGTAAGCGCGCAAATCTCCACGGCATAATTTTTCAGCGACACGGACGCCTCCCTGTCTTTCCGCGCGGTGACAGCCGTCGCGGCCTCTACATTGCCGTGAGCGTCATAAACCGTAACATCTATTTTCGCGGAATCCGCGTTTGTAGGGCTTATTCGCATTGATAATTTTCCGTTCGGCAGCTCGACGATGTTTTCCCTGCCTTCCGGGGTCGCTATCTCGCCCTTGGCCTTGTGTCCGCCGGCCACAAGCGAATACTCCAGCGAATAATTCAGCGAGATATCCGCGCCGCCGCCCGCGCCGGCGCGCATGGCGCACAGGCCCGCCGCCAGCAATGCCGCGGCTGCGATTATCGTAACTTTTTTCATGTCCTTTTTTCTCCTTTAGCTTTCCGTTTTGCCTGGCGCCATGTGTACTAGCGTGCCAGTACACTGATATTATAGCAGGTTCGGGAAAGTTGT
Proteins encoded in this region:
- a CDS encoding ABC transporter ATP-binding protein encodes the protein MTAHNFAVKAAGVRKSFGRKSVLRGVDFEIEPGRVAGLLGLNGQGKTTLIKILLGITAADEGCAEVSGVEADSGGKVRLAAGYIPERPAFQPFMTAGEIFAFRSRFYPTWNHEKAAALARRLGLDLNLRAGKASKGETAKIAWVCAAAHNPDVLILDEPASGLDALAREQLLCRLIEELSSEGKTILVASHRLEDMAGILDDILLLSGGRIAGIYDAHGLSASARRITGRARQGAQMPQSPLLVPLESELPLLAFAALDDAAIKAVHESGVLENAQEEPLGFAKILAALLSLGGNGSGLSVKGEIL
- a CDS encoding GntR family transcriptional regulator, giving the protein MIKIDPALPVPINEQIKSAVKGLVARGLLRPGDKAPSVRALALELKVNPNTVARAMHELTLENILEARRGEGAFISAEAPRKSARIIKEAAAGFAEALQLARRAGLSWADIDVEISKCRREEK